A single window of Nicotiana sylvestris chromosome 3, ASM39365v2, whole genome shotgun sequence DNA harbors:
- the LOC138888651 gene encoding uncharacterized protein produces MIKVPPSELNVTSSPWPFAAWGMDVMGLIEPAAFNKHRFILVAIDYFTKWVEAASYRGVTKKVVADFVHDRIACRFGIPESIITDNDSNLNSDLMKAMWYRTTIRTSTGATPYMLVYGTEVVIPAEVKIPSLRIIQEAELDDTKWMKSRYEQLALIDGKRINVVYHGQLY; encoded by the exons atgataaaggtacctcccaGTGAGCTTAAtgtaacaagctcaccatggcctttcgccgcctggggaatggacgttatggGACTAATCGAACCTGCCGCTTTCAACAAGCATAgatttatcctagtagcaattgactatttcaccaaatgggtcgaagcagcatcctACAGAGGGGtaactaagaaggttgtggcagaCTTCGTCCACGACCGCATTGCTTGTCggttcgggattccagagtcaatcattactgataacgattctaatctcaacagtgacttgatgaaagccatgt GGTATCGTACCAcaatccgcacatcaactggggcaaccccctatatgctggtttatggtacagaagtcgtcattcccgccgaggtgaaAATTCCttcattaagaatcatacaggaagctgagctcgacgatacAAAATGgatgaagagtcgttacgagcaactggctcttatagatggaaaaagaataaaTGTAGTCtacc